From the Pseudorca crassidens isolate mPseCra1 chromosome 18, mPseCra1.hap1, whole genome shotgun sequence genome, one window contains:
- the LACC1 gene encoding purine nucleoside phosphorylase LACC1: MAEAVLIDLFGLKLNSQKNCHQTLLMTLNAVRNHHGAKAKFLCIMCCSNISCDHDDCELETSNGLSAFLREFETVSNSSMAASLYTIKQKIDEKNLSSIKVIVPVHRKTLMKAFIGQLFTDVYNFEFEDLQMTLRGGLLKQPTEINIITAQELEAIQNEIETYLRSLPTLKGELTIITSPLIPDIFIHGFTTRTGGISYIPTLSSFNLFSSSKRRDPKAVVQENLRRLGNAAGFNVKKFYRIKTDHANDVWIMGRKEPESYDGITTNQRGVTIAALGADCIPIVFADPVRKACGVAHSGWRGTLLGVAMATVNAMIAEYGCSLEDIIVVLGPSVGPCCFTLPRESAKAFHNLDPGCVRLFGSPNPYVDIRKATRILLEQGGILPQNIQDQNQDLNLCTSCHPDKFFSHVRDGLNFGTQIGFISIRE; this comes from the exons ATGGCAGAAGCAGTGTTGATAGATCTCTTTGGTTTGAAATTAAACTCTCAGAAAAACTGTCATCAGACATTACTAATGACATTGAATGCTGTCCGAAACCACCATGGTGCCAAGGCCAAGTTCCTTTGCATAATGTGTTGCAGTAACATCAGCTGTGACCATGATGATTGTGAATTAGAAACAAGCAATGGATTATCTGCTTTCCTGAGAGAATTTGAGACTGTTAGCAATTCCAGCATGGCTGCCTCATTGTATACCATTAAACAaaaaattgatgaaaaaaatttgagCAGCATTAAGGTAATTGTGCCTGTGCACCGGAAGACATTAATGAAGGCTTTTATTGGTCAACTCTTCACTGATGTTTACAATTTTGAGTTTGAAGATTTACAGATGACTTTGAGGGGAGGTCTTTTGAAACAGCCTACTGAAATAAACATAATCACAGCTCAAGAACTAGAGGCAATccagaatgaaatagaaacatatTTGAGAAGTTTGCCAACACTGAAAGGAGAATTAACCATTATCACATCTCCTTTGATCCCAG ATATTTTCATACATGGATTTACTACAAGAACAGGTGGGATATCTTACATACCAACTCTTAGCTCATTCAACCTCTTCAGTAGTTCCAAACGGAGAGATCCCAAGGCTGTTGTTCAAGAAAATCTGCGTAGGCTGGGGAATGCAGCAGGATTTAACGTGAAGAAATTTTACCGAATAAAG ACTGATCATGCCAATGATGTCTGGATTATGGGAAGGAAGGAGCCTGAATCTTACGATGGAATCACCACAAATCAAAGAGGAGTCACAATAGCGGCTCTTGGTGCTGACTGTATACCGATAGTTTTTGCCGATCCTGTCAGAAAAGCATGTGGGGTTGCTCACTCTG GTTGGAGAGGTACTTTGTTAGGTGTTGCTATGGCTACAGTGAATGCTATGATAGCAGAATACGGCTGTAGTTTGGAAGACATTATTGTTGTACTGGGGCcttcagtaggaccttgctgttttaCTCTTCCAAGGGAATCAGCAAAGGCATTTCATAATCTTGATCCCGGATGTGTACGGCTCTTTGGCTCACCAAATCCCTATGTTGACATCCGTAAAGCCACGAG GATTCTTCTAGAACAGGGAGGAATTCTACCACAGAATATTCAGGACCAGAACCAAGATCTCAACCTCTGTACCTCCTGTCATCCTGACAAGTTTTTCTCCCATGTCCGAGATGGCCTTAACTTTGGTACACAAATTGGCTTCATATCAATTAGAGAATGA